In the Phaseolus vulgaris cultivar G19833 chromosome 7, P. vulgaris v2.0, whole genome shotgun sequence genome, one interval contains:
- the LOC137828151 gene encoding receptor-like protein kinase ANXUR2, whose protein sequence is MHTRASLLLLFCFPVLLNAAPSSDNAAGDSFLLGCGLAKEGGKDSDGRQWTPDDKYLSETNSLTFKASFQDPSLLSEVPYMTARIFTAEASYKFPIQGDKRYWLRLHFYPSVYNTYDPVNSYFSVTANGLKLLSNFSASITCQALSQAYLDREYSLAPLDSDTLTVTFTPSDKHDGAFAFLNGIQLIQMPDFFDEAPLVGFDDQTMDTKTMHFQTMFRLNVGGQYIPPNEDSGLTRMWYDDRPYIYGSATGVTNQATKEEKIDYKTLPKSIAPLNVYSSSRSMGGDKNVNMGYNLTWIFQVDPDSMYLARLHFCEYHYSRLNQIAFKIYINNLTAETSADVLGWSGGKGVPTYKDYVIYVKDEPGDDKLWLALHPAPETKPEFYDALLNGVEVFKVNDTDLSGANPQPSDMLVNHERKEKAFQSKHGISRTFFISSAAGGAAGFALVAAIIGVAHHNRKRVPGSYTPSSSWLPLYGHSHTAGTKSSRSGKSVGTSNLSAMAQGLCRYFSLQEMKHATKSFDESNVIGVGGFGKVYKGVIDNGFKVAVKRSNPQSEQGVNEFQTEIEMLSKLRHKHLVSLIGFCEEENEMCLVYDYMALGTMREHLYKGSKPLDMLTWKQRLEICIGAARGLHYLHTGAKYTIIHRDVKTTNILLDENWVAKVSDFGLSKTGPNMNQGHVSTVVKGSFGYLDPEYFRRQQLTEKSDVYSFGVVLFEALCARPALNPTLPKEQVSLAEWAMYNKRRGTLEDIIDPSIKGKINPGSLTKFADAAEKCVSDLGFERPSMNDLLWNLEFALNLELKSDSSTAPSQDESEFSEVTLENNGMAAHYKNLSIENEKGLRQDSINDNPAVVFSQIGNPTGR, encoded by the coding sequence ATGCACACCCGTGCCAGTCTCTTGCTGCTCTTTTGTTTCCCCGTTTTGTTAAACGCCGCACCCTCCTCCGACAATGCTGCCGGCGACTCCTTCTTGCTGGGATGTGGGTTGGCCAAAGAAGGTGGCAAAGACAGCGACGGAAGACAATGGACCCCCGACGATAAGTACCTCTCAGAGACCAATTCCCTCACGTTCAAAGCCTCTTTCCAAGACCCTTCGCTTTTGTCCGAGGTTCCATACATGACAGCACGAATTTTCACAGCCGAAGCATCCTACAAGTTCCCCATTCAAGGCGACAAACGTTACTGGCTCAGGCTCCATTTCTACCCCTCCGTTTACAACACCTACGACCCCGTTAACTCTTACTTCTCCGTCACGGCAAACGGCCTCAAGCTTCTCTCCAACTTCAGCGCCTCCATCACGTGCCAAGCTCTCTCACAAGCCTATCTCGACCGCGAGTATTCCCTTGCGCCTTTGGATTCCGACACTCTCACCGTCACCTTCACGCCCTCTGACAAGCACGATGGAGCTTTTGCTTTTCTTAATGGGATTCAGCTCATCCAAATGCCTGACTTCTTTGACGAGGCTCCCTTGGTGGGTTTCGATGACCAAACCATGGATACCAAGACTATGCATTTTCAGACCATGTTCAGGTTAAACGTTGGAGGACAATACATACCTCCAAATGAAGATTCTGGTCTGACCAGAATGTGGTACGATGACAGGCCTTATATTTATGGTTCTGCCACTGGTGTCACCAACCAAGCTACCAAGGAAGAAAAAATTGACTACAAAACCCTGCCAAAGTCCATTGCTCCTCTCAATGTCTACTCCAGTTCTCGATCCATGGGAGGCGATAAGAATGTCAACATGGGCTATAATCTTACGTGGATATTCCAAGTTGATCCGGATTCTATGTATCTTGCCCGGTTGCATTTCTGCGAATATCACTATTCCAGATTGAATCAGATTGCTTTCAAAATCTACATCAACAACCTCACAGCGGAGACTAGTGCTGATGTGCTTGGGTGGTCAGGAGGTAAAGGAGTGCCAACTTACAAGGATTATGTAATATATGTGAAAGATGAGCCAGGTGATGATAAACTCTGGCTTGCTTTGCACCCTGCACCTGAAACAAAGCCAGAATTTTATGATGCGTTACTCAATGGGGtggaggtgttcaaggtcaatGACACAGATCTCTCTGGTGCTAATCCTCAGCCTTCTGACATGCTGGTTAATCATGAGCGCAAGGAAAAGGCTTTCCAAAGCAAACATGGGATTAGTAGGACTTTTTTTATTAGCAGTGCTGCTGGGGGTGCTGCAGGTTTTGCCTTGGTGGCTGCAATAATTGGTGTTGCTCACCATAACAGAAAGAGAGTTCCGGGATCATACACCCCCTCGTCCAGCTGGCTGCCTCTTTATGGCCATTCCCACACAGCAGGCACCAAATCCTCAAGATCAGGGAAGAGTGTGGGCACTTCCAACCTATCTGCCATGGCTCAAGGACTGTGCCGCTATTTCTCCTTACAAGAGATGAAGCACGCAACTAAGAGTTTCGACGAGTCTAACGTGATAGGGGTGGGAGGGTTCGGAAAGGTTTATAAGGGTGTTATTGATAATGGGTTCAAAGTGGCAGTTAAAAGATCGAACCCGCAATCAGAACAAGGAGTGAACGAGTTTCAGACCGAGATTGAGATGCTGTCCAAGTTGAGACACAAGCATTTGGTGTCCTTGATTGGCTTTTGCGAGGAGGAGAATGAGATGTGTCTGGTTTATGACTACATGGCTCTTGGCACCATGAGGGAACATCTTTACAAGGGAAGCAAGCCATTGGACATGCTAACATGGAAGCAAAGATTGGAGATCTGCATAGGAGCCGCAAGAGGCCTTCACTACCTTCACACGGGAGCAAAATACACCATCATTCATAGAGATGTCAAAACAACCAACATTCTCCTTGATGAAAACTGGGTTGCCAAGGTTTCAGATTTTGGACTGTCCAAAACAGGTCCAAACATGAATCAAGGTCATGTTAGTACTGTGGTGAAGGGTAGCTTTGGGTACTTGGATCCCGAATACTTCAGGAGGCAACAGTTGACTGAGAAATCTGATGTGTACTCGTTTGGAGTTGTGCTGTTTGAGGCCCTTTGTGCAAGGCCTGCTCTCAATCCTACCCTTCCGAAGGAACAGGTAAGCCTTGCGGAATGGGCAATGTACAACAAAAGAAGAGGAACACTTGAGGACATCATTGACCCCAGCATCAAAGGGAAGATCAACCCTGGAAGCTTGACCAAGTTTGCTGATGCGGCTGAGAAGTGTGTATCTGATCTTGGATTCGAACGACCCTCCATGAATGACCTCTTGTGGAATCTCGAATTCGCTCTCAACTTGGAACTAAAGTCCGATAGTTCAACTGCGCCAAGTCAGGACGAAAGTGAGTTCTCAGAAGTAACCTTGGAAAACAATGGCATGGCAGCTCATTACAAAAACCTTAGCATTGAAAATGAGAAAGGGCTTAGACAAGACTCCATTAATGATAATCCTGCTGTCGTCTTCTCGCAAATTGGCAATCCAACAGGACGATGA
- the LOC137829927 gene encoding histone H1-like yields the protein MSTAAQTRVKKTAATKKPLSHPTFAVMITEAIASLKERTGSSQYAITKFIEGKHKELPPTYKKLVLLHLKKSVAAGKLVKVKNSFKLAPTKSAPTKPAPVKATIAVPKKPKSVAKPTAKAATKSKAAPKKKAVAKPKSKTAAAAAKPAKAAAKKVVAKSAKKTPVKAVKKAKSVVKKPKSVKSPAKKAKK from the exons ATGTCCACCGCCGCGCAAACCAGAGTCAAGAAAACAGCGGCCACCAAGAAGCCCCTCTCCCATCCTACCTTTGCCGTG ATGATAACGGAGGCCATTGCGAGTCTGAAGGAGAGAACTGGGTCCAGCCAATATGCGATAACGAAATTCATTGAAGGAAAGCACAAGGAGTTGCCTCCTACCTACAAGAAACTTGTTCTCCTTCATCTCAAGAAGTCTGTTGCTGCTGGCAAGCTTGTCAAGGTCAAAAACTCCTTCAAACTTGCACCCACCAAATCTGCACCCACCAAACCTGCCCCGGTTAAGGCTACTATTGCTGTTCCTAAAAAGCCTAAGTCTGTTGCCAAACCCACCGCCAAGGCCGCCACCAAGTCCAAGGCTGCTCCTAAGAAGAAGGCTGTTGCTAAGCCCAAATCTAAGACTGCTGCTGCAGCTGCCAAGCCTGCTAAGGCAGCAGCCAAGAAGGTTGTTGCCAAGTCTGCCAAGAAGACTCCTGTAAAAGCCGTGAAGAAGGCCAAGAGTGTGGTAAAGAAACCCAAGAGTGTGAAATCTCCGGCCAAGAAGGCCAAGAAGTGA